A single uncultured Methanobrevibacter sp. DNA region contains:
- a CDS encoding NAD-dependent protein deacylase, producing MNKIKQLQEIINSSNNIVFFGGAGVSTESGIPDFRSESGIFKSLEKYGDTPERLVSHSYYLEHTEEFFKYYKDCLIFPDAKPNPAHYALARLEKESKLKAIITQNIDGLHQKAGSKHVLELHGSVYRNYCEICKKYYDLNSVLESNSIPHCSCGGIIKPAVVLYEESLDMNILNKSIEYIQKADTLIIGGTSLVVYPAAGLINYFNGKNLVLINKSKTDYDQLATLVINEAIGETLDKIKF from the coding sequence ATGAATAAAATTAAACAACTGCAAGAAATTATAAATTCCTCAAACAATATTGTCTTTTTTGGAGGAGCAGGAGTGTCAACAGAAAGTGGAATTCCAGACTTTAGAAGTGAATCTGGAATTTTTAAAAGCTTAGAAAAATATGGAGATACTCCAGAAAGATTAGTTTCACATAGCTATTATTTAGAACATACTGAAGAATTTTTTAAATATTATAAAGACTGTTTAATATTTCCAGATGCTAAACCTAATCCAGCACATTATGCACTAGCTAGATTAGAAAAAGAAAGCAAACTGAAAGCAATTATTACACAAAATATTGATGGCTTACACCAAAAAGCAGGAAGTAAACATGTATTAGAACTTCACGGAAGTGTTTATAGAAACTACTGCGAAATTTGTAAAAAATATTATGATTTAAATTCTGTTTTAGAAAGTAATAGCATCCCACATTGTTCTTGTGGAGGAATAATAAAACCAGCTGTTGTTTTATATGAAGAATCTTTAGATATGAATATTTTAAATAAATCCATCGAATATATTCAAAAAGCAGACACATTAATCATTGGTGGAACTTCATTAGTAGTATATCCTGCTGCAGGTTTAATAAACTATTTTAATGGAAAAAATTTAGTTTTAATCAATAAAAGCAAAACTGATTATGACCAACTAGCCACTTTAGTAATTAATGAAGCTATTGGAGAAACATTAGATAAAATAAAATTTTAA
- a CDS encoding UPF0104 family protein: MKHKSLIFLLISFLILGIMLYFVGIGDILGALEIANLWFIALAILIQVFTYYLYTLRWQIINKMDGIEISIKELLPIVMVGLAANNITPAGRGGGEPVRAYILSRDKGYPMEETFATVVADKALDTFPFVFLAILTIIGITFYFKLDLWILILMIVAVIAIVACLILLIYMSVNPKFGKKVDGWIIGLIRRFYKKNSDELEQKVHNVIDGFQDTMKLVISDKRILHHALPLSFLIWILEILRVYVVFLAFGAQVSPVIIGEVFIMASLVGMIPLLPGGLGAVDGIMILFYSTAGITPSLSAAATVIERLISFWLATIIGMLILPHYGSSVLDKISFNSKSDDDLIE, from the coding sequence ATGAAACATAAATCATTAATATTTCTACTAATCAGTTTTCTTATTTTAGGAATCATGCTTTATTTTGTAGGAATAGGAGATATATTAGGCGCTTTAGAAATTGCTAATTTATGGTTTATTGCATTAGCTATTTTAATTCAGGTTTTTACTTATTATTTATACACTTTGCGTTGGCAAATTATTAATAAAATGGATGGGATCGAAATAAGTATTAAAGAATTATTGCCGATTGTCATGGTTGGTTTGGCTGCAAATAATATCACTCCTGCTGGGAGAGGGGGTGGAGAACCTGTAAGGGCATATATCTTGTCTAGAGATAAAGGTTATCCAATGGAAGAAACATTTGCAACTGTTGTAGCTGATAAAGCATTAGATACTTTTCCATTTGTATTTTTAGCTATTTTAACAATTATTGGAATCACATTTTACTTTAAATTGGATTTATGGATTTTAATATTGATGATTGTTGCAGTAATAGCTATTGTAGCATGTTTAATTTTACTTATTTACATGTCTGTAAATCCGAAATTTGGTAAAAAAGTTGATGGTTGGATTATTGGATTGATTAGAAGATTTTATAAGAAAAATTCTGATGAATTGGAGCAAAAAGTACATAATGTAATTGATGGATTTCAAGACACTATGAAATTGGTAATTTCTGATAAAAGAATTTTACATCATGCATTACCATTATCTTTCTTAATATGGATATTGGAAATTTTAAGGGTTTATGTAGTATTTTTAGCATTTGGTGCTCAAGTAAGTCCAGTTATTATTGGTGAAGTATTTATTATGGCATCTTTAGTAGGTATGATTCCACTTTTACCTGGTGGACTTGGTGCTGTTGATGGTATAATGATTTTATTTTATTCAACTGCAGGTATAACTCCTTCATTAAGTGCAGCAGCTACTGTAATTGAAAGATTAATTTCATTCTGGTTAGCTACTATAATTGGTATGTTGATTTTACCTCATTATGGTTCTTCTGTTCTTGATAAAATTTCATTTAATTCAAAATCTGATGATGATTTAATTGAGTAA
- the fhcD gene encoding formylmethanofuran--tetrahydromethanopterin N-formyltransferase, with the protein MEINGVEIKDNYAEGFGIKVTRILVTAATERLAKIAATEATGYGTSVIGCPAEAGIDCYVPPTETPDGRPGYVIMLCQGSKKQLDHELLERIGMCILTAPTAAAFNVLDDADEELKTGFKLKFFGDGFEDELEIDGRKMHSIPIMSGDFLVESTFGYKAGVAGGNFFILAENQMAGVMAAEAAVDAISAVEGVITPFPGGMVASGSKVGCNNYDFLNASTNEKMCVTLKDKVDSDIREDADGVFEIVIDGVDEDSVRAAMKAGIEAACNVPGVLEIDAGNFGGNLGAYKINLQDLF; encoded by the coding sequence ATGGAAATTAATGGCGTAGAAATTAAAGATAATTATGCAGAAGGTTTCGGAATTAAAGTGACTAGAATTTTAGTCACAGCAGCTACTGAAAGATTAGCTAAAATTGCAGCTACTGAAGCTACTGGATACGGAACTTCTGTTATTGGATGTCCTGCAGAAGCAGGTATTGACTGTTACGTACCACCAACTGAAACTCCTGATGGAAGGCCTGGTTATGTAATTATGCTCTGTCAAGGTTCTAAAAAACAATTAGATCATGAACTTTTAGAAAGAATTGGTATGTGTATTTTAACTGCACCAACTGCTGCAGCATTCAATGTTCTTGATGACGCTGACGAAGAACTTAAAACTGGTTTTAAATTAAAATTCTTTGGTGACGGATTTGAAGATGAATTAGAAATTGATGGTAGAAAAATGCATTCTATCCCAATCATGTCTGGTGATTTCTTAGTAGAATCTACTTTTGGTTACAAAGCAGGTGTAGCTGGTGGAAACTTCTTTATCTTAGCTGAAAATCAAATGGCTGGAGTAATGGCTGCTGAAGCTGCTGTTGATGCTATTTCTGCTGTTGAAGGTGTAATCACTCCTTTCCCTGGTGGTATGGTTGCTTCTGGTTCTAAAGTAGGATGTAATAATTATGATTTCTTAAATGCATCTACTAACGAAAAAATGTGTGTAACTTTAAAAGATAAAGTTGACTCTGACATTAGAGAAGATGCTGATGGTGTATTTGAGATTGTTATTGATGGTGTGGATGAAGATTCAGTACGTGCTGCAATGAAAGCAGGTATTGAAGCTGCATGTAATGTTCCTGGTGTTTTAGAAATCGATGCAGGTAACTTTGGTGGAAACTTAGGAGCTTACAAAATTAACTTACAAGATTTATTCTAA
- a CDS encoding glycosyltransferase family 39 protein, which yields MNVLIDRSSKEKLGMFLFVLSLLFTLFVTYIGVSRFGIWYDEQYSLTMMFSSVDYIFTEGSTNVHPLGYYFILKFFFKIASILFTNFNVVMLGRLVSVIPLFGILILSITKVKKNFGWLTAGLFAFCLSSMPQLMNFYVEIRMYSWALFFVTVSFVVIYEILNKQSDLKNWIILTIATIASFYTHYFAGIASIGLFLFLFFKLYCENKSELKKWFFSVICVVISYVPWILILLNQIKQVSGYYWITLTTSTNIIGFLEFILSPENTIVPGNFEPSIDFSLYFIVSIIFLGIIMVSIYLNIKNNDGNNRYAMAGLFLVVFVCIIGIICSILIKPMLHPRYLIPALGCFWLGVSILISNNYDNKKIFVLAVIVILIVGTVSTLNFWENESNEYQNSLEVMDVIGQLGDNNVIIYKNLSAYGVNPYYNFDNNKYIWVTAGLDDNLDNLNYEFNNIAHETDVQSRLNNGGHLYYVFKDDGTNVPLKSTDNLEFNKISLENSQNMSFYEVNLK from the coding sequence ATGAATGTATTAATCGATAGGTCTTCAAAAGAAAAATTAGGAATGTTTTTATTTGTTCTTAGTTTATTATTTACATTATTTGTGACTTATATTGGAGTGTCACGTTTTGGAATATGGTATGATGAGCAATATAGTTTAACTATGATGTTTTCATCAGTTGATTATATTTTTACTGAAGGATCTACTAATGTTCATCCATTAGGTTATTATTTTATTTTAAAATTCTTTTTTAAGATTGCAAGTATTTTATTTACAAATTTCAATGTTGTTATGCTTGGGAGATTAGTGTCTGTTATTCCTTTATTTGGGATTCTTATTTTGTCTATTACTAAAGTTAAAAAAAATTTTGGTTGGTTAACTGCAGGTTTATTTGCTTTTTGTTTATCATCTATGCCTCAATTAATGAATTTCTATGTTGAAATAAGAATGTATAGTTGGGCTTTATTTTTTGTAACTGTAAGTTTTGTTGTTATTTATGAAATTTTAAATAAACAATCTGATTTGAAAAATTGGATTATATTAACGATTGCAACAATTGCATCATTTTATACACATTATTTTGCAGGAATTGCATCAATAGGTTTGTTTTTGTTTTTATTCTTCAAATTATATTGTGAAAATAAATCTGAATTAAAAAAATGGTTTTTTTCAGTTATTTGTGTGGTGATTTCATATGTTCCATGGATTTTAATTTTACTTAATCAAATAAAACAAGTGAGTGGTTATTATTGGATTACTTTAACAACATCCACAAACATTATTGGGTTTTTAGAGTTTATTTTATCTCCTGAAAACACGATTGTCCCTGGAAATTTTGAACCTTCAATTGATTTTTCGTTATATTTCATTGTATCTATAATATTCCTTGGAATAATTATGGTGTCTATTTATTTGAATATAAAAAACAATGATGGGAATAATAGATATGCTATGGCAGGATTATTTTTAGTAGTATTTGTTTGTATTATTGGAATAATATGTTCTATTTTAATTAAACCAATGTTGCATCCGAGATATCTGATTCCAGCATTAGGATGTTTTTGGTTAGGTGTATCAATTTTAATATCAAATAATTATGATAATAAAAAGATATTTGTTCTTGCAGTTATTGTAATTTTAATTGTTGGGACAGTTAGTACTTTAAACTTTTGGGAAAATGAATCTAATGAATATCAGAATAGTTTAGAAGTTATGGATGTTATTGGTCAATTGGGAGATAATAATGTTATTATTTATAAAAATCTTTCAGCATATGGTGTAAATCCATATTATAATTTTGATAATAATAAATATATTTGGGTTACTGCAGGTTTGGATGATAATTTAGATAATTTAAATTATGAATTTAATAATATAGCTCATGAAACTGATGTACAATCTAGATTAAATAATGGTGGACATTTGTATTATGTATTTAAAGATGATGGAACAAATGTACCTTTAAAATCTACAGATAATTTAGAATTTAATAAAATTTCTTTGGAAAATTCTCAAAACATGTCATTT
- a CDS encoding Ig-like domain-containing protein, producing the protein MLPFVSAEDNSTNQIETNQHELHVNDENEKIDYTNMNNETKNLKSDHISEVNENNIENTNSNITIHENTKITEQDFTNITIILPEINLNQYQFDTTSDIITADSTKKTTYFSNSLTHISQGTAFKIILKTPNLNQNGLTDLNGVPIANKNVIFTINNQKYSKITDSSGIAKLTINLNPGTYKLEYYFGGDTDYYSTYNSISLFVFKGNTYIQPISTNVYRAEQFK; encoded by the coding sequence ATGCTCCCATTTGTTTCTGCAGAAGATAATTCTACAAATCAAATAGAAACAAATCAACATGAATTACATGTAAATGACGAAAATGAAAAAATAGATTATACAAACATGAATAATGAAACTAAAAATTTAAAATCAGACCACATTTCTGAAGTAAATGAAAATAATATAGAAAATACAAATTCAAATATTACTATACACGAAAATACCAAAATAACAGAACAAGACTTCACCAACATTACCATAATACTTCCAGAAATTAACTTAAATCAATACCAGTTTGATACAACAAGCGATATTATAACTGCTGATTCAACAAAGAAAACAACTTATTTTTCAAATAGCTTAACCCACATATCACAAGGAACTGCATTTAAAATAATATTAAAAACACCTAATTTAAATCAAAATGGATTAACTGATTTAAATGGTGTTCCAATAGCAAATAAAAATGTTATTTTCACTATTAACAATCAAAAATATTCCAAAATCACAGATTCCAGTGGAATTGCAAAACTAACAATAAACTTAAATCCAGGAACATATAAATTAGAATATTATTTTGGAGGAGATACTGACTATTATTCCACATACAACTCCATAAGCTTATTTGTTTTTAAAGGAAATACATATATACAACCAATATCCACCAATGTTTATCGTGCAGAACAGTTTAAGTAG
- a CDS encoding argininosuccinate synthase yields the protein MDKVVLAFSGGLDTSVCVKLLEEKYDVEVITACVDVGQGDEEIAKAEKMAEQIGGYKHYTIDAKEEFANEYIARGIKANAEYEGYPLSTALARPLIAQKIIDIAKKEGATAIAHGCTGKGNDQFRFEAVILAMSDLDIIAPIRELNLTRTEEQDYAAKNNIKLNSDKIYSIDENIWGRSIEGDILEDPANEPPEEIYAWTASAEDALDTPQKVSIEFEEGIPVAINGKMMPLIDIIKEANKIAGENGIGRVDTIENRMIGLKSRETYEVPGAKLLIAAHQALEELVLTTDELRFAEYMSTLYADLVYRALWQEPLREDIDQAIDHMQRRVSGEVTMKLFKGSIAPLTRKSPFSLHSIEQITFEDKETDQREVEGMIKYHGIQAANYQKLNR from the coding sequence ATGGACAAAGTAGTTCTTGCATTCAGTGGTGGATTAGATACCTCTGTATGTGTTAAATTATTAGAAGAAAAATATGATGTTGAAGTTATCACAGCATGTGTAGATGTAGGTCAAGGCGATGAAGAAATAGCTAAAGCTGAAAAAATGGCAGAACAAATAGGTGGCTACAAACATTACACTATTGATGCTAAAGAAGAATTTGCAAATGAATATATAGCTAGAGGTATAAAAGCAAATGCTGAATACGAAGGATATCCATTAAGTACCGCACTTGCAAGACCTTTAATTGCACAAAAAATCATAGATATTGCTAAAAAAGAAGGTGCAACAGCTATTGCTCATGGATGTACTGGAAAAGGAAACGATCAATTCAGATTTGAAGCAGTTATCTTAGCTATGTCTGATTTAGACATTATTGCACCAATCAGAGAATTAAACTTAACTAGAACTGAAGAACAAGATTATGCTGCTAAAAATAATATTAAATTAAACTCTGATAAGATTTACAGTATTGATGAAAATATCTGGGGAAGATCCATTGAAGGAGACATCTTAGAAGATCCTGCAAATGAACCTCCTGAAGAAATTTATGCATGGACTGCTTCTGCTGAAGATGCACTTGACACTCCTCAAAAAGTATCTATCGAATTTGAAGAAGGAATTCCAGTAGCAATAAATGGAAAAATGATGCCTTTAATAGATATTATTAAAGAAGCAAACAAAATTGCTGGTGAAAATGGAATTGGTAGAGTAGATACTATTGAAAACAGAATGATTGGACTTAAAAGTAGGGAAACCTATGAAGTTCCAGGTGCTAAATTATTAATTGCAGCTCACCAAGCTTTAGAAGAATTAGTACTTACTACCGATGAATTAAGATTTGCAGAATACATGAGTACACTTTATGCTGACTTAGTATACAGAGCATTATGGCAAGAACCATTAAGAGAAGATATTGATCAAGCTATTGACCATATGCAAAGAAGAGTAAGTGGTGAAGTTACAATGAAACTCTTTAAAGGTTCAATTGCACCATTAACTAGAAAATCACCTTTCAGCTTACACAGTATCGAACAAATCACCTTTGAAGATAAAGAAACTGATCAAAGAGAAGTTGAAGGTATGATTAAATACCATGGTATTCAAGCTGCAAACTATCAAAAACTTAACAGATAG
- a CDS encoding DUF4012 domain-containing protein, with protein MKRRSKIIIIIIVLIVIGAIIVIGNSFLNSPPLDLGNKNILVLAADKDEQSGGGVDMAFMVKLENGTIANYTPVYPGGMTHPTEHALGNLGGPMLLHDCLWDGPEPGMKYAKEIVEYNTGMHADAVVIVYDTGLDAIIDSIRPLKVDGVETNLSAIDIVRQNDNYAGYPHRDSGITGNMSRGDAVMVLVKALSEASKDPVKKDTMIKVAIEEYSKGNILMDPEESFVNLMVTKGFESISSS; from the coding sequence ATGAAGAGGAGAAGTAAAATTATTATAATAATCATTGTTTTAATTGTGATTGGAGCAATAATTGTTATAGGAAATTCATTTTTAAATAGTCCTCCTTTGGATTTAGGAAATAAAAATATTTTAGTGTTAGCTGCTGATAAAGATGAGCAATCTGGTGGTGGTGTTGACATGGCATTTATGGTTAAACTAGAAAATGGGACAATAGCGAATTATACTCCAGTATATCCTGGAGGAATGACTCATCCTACAGAACATGCTCTTGGAAATCTGGGAGGACCAATGCTTCTTCATGATTGTCTATGGGATGGACCAGAACCTGGTATGAAATATGCAAAAGAAATTGTAGAATATAATACTGGGATGCATGCTGATGCAGTAGTAATTGTTTATGATACTGGATTAGATGCAATTATAGATTCAATTAGGCCACTTAAAGTGGATGGTGTTGAAACTAATCTTAGTGCAATAGATATTGTACGACAAAATGATAATTATGCAGGATATCCTCATAGGGATTCTGGAATAACTGGAAATATGTCTAGGGGAGATGCAGTAATGGTATTGGTTAAAGCACTTTCTGAGGCTTCTAAAGATCCTGTTAAAAAGGATACTATGATTAAAGTAGCTATTGAAGAATATTCTAAAGGAAATATTTTAATGGATCCTGAAGAATCTTTTGTAAATTTAATGGTTACAAAAGGTTTTGAAAGTATTTCATCGTCGTAA
- a CDS encoding TrkH family potassium uptake protein has translation MKYINKTDLCIVTRYSGVVMIGVGLMCLFPLLVDLIYFEFNYDCFIIPGIFSIILGYICLKTFDKYSKSKMKLKHGMMISSIAWMWASIIGGLTLSLATGISFLDGIFESTSALTGTGVTMFNDVEILPHSVLYFRAFEQWVGGLGVVVMVIGVLTRPGTASAKLYQSEAREERLKPSVKTTLEKTIEIYLIYTAVGIILYLLAGMPAFDAVCTTFSTIATGGMSIKNANLGYYHDDLIYFISIVLMILGATSFLAHYKIIKTKGKSLIRDLQFKTLISIIAIVTIILYLTSYIVPMDILFTVTSAITTTGANVELPLTMAGWPSFVLLILMILMLIGGSSGSTVGAIKLFRIITYFKAIYRHIKEILSPDGRVIPIKISGRKISEKEIGKTGNFITLYLITIALTWLIFCFYGYEPFDSLFSVISLQGNNGLDLGILNNNLHPVLKIVSVLDMWVGRLEIYPMLVLFRGILEIFKK, from the coding sequence ATGAAATATATAAATAAAACAGACCTTTGTATAGTTACACGATATTCAGGAGTAGTAATGATTGGAGTGGGATTAATGTGTTTATTCCCATTACTCGTTGATTTAATTTATTTTGAGTTTAACTATGACTGTTTTATCATACCAGGGATATTTTCCATCATTTTAGGATATATCTGTCTAAAAACATTTGACAAATATTCCAAAAGTAAAATGAAATTAAAACATGGAATGATGATTTCATCAATCGCATGGATGTGGGCAAGTATTATTGGAGGATTAACTCTATCCCTTGCAACAGGAATTAGCTTTTTAGATGGTATTTTTGAAAGTACTTCAGCATTAACTGGGACTGGAGTAACAATGTTTAATGATGTTGAAATATTACCACATAGTGTTTTATATTTCAGAGCATTTGAACAATGGGTGGGAGGATTAGGAGTAGTAGTTATGGTTATTGGTGTTTTAACACGACCTGGAACTGCATCTGCTAAATTATACCAATCTGAAGCTCGTGAAGAACGTTTAAAACCTAGTGTAAAAACCACCCTTGAAAAAACTATAGAAATTTATTTAATTTATACTGCTGTAGGAATAATATTATACCTTCTTGCAGGAATGCCTGCATTTGATGCTGTTTGTACTACATTTTCCACTATTGCAACTGGTGGAATGAGTATTAAAAATGCAAACTTAGGCTATTACCATGATGACTTAATTTATTTTATTTCAATTGTATTAATGATATTAGGAGCTACAAGTTTTCTTGCACACTACAAAATCATTAAAACAAAAGGAAAATCATTAATCAGAGATTTACAATTTAAAACTTTAATTTCAATAATCGCCATTGTTACAATAATTCTTTATTTAACCTCTTACATAGTGCCAATGGACATTTTATTTACAGTTACATCAGCAATTACAACAACTGGTGCTAATGTTGAACTACCATTAACTATGGCTGGATGGCCATCATTTGTATTACTTATTTTAATGATTTTAATGTTAATCGGTGGTTCCAGTGGATCCACAGTAGGAGCTATTAAACTTTTCAGAATAATTACTTATTTTAAAGCTATTTATAGACATATAAAAGAAATCCTATCACCAGACGGTAGAGTAATACCTATTAAAATTTCAGGCAGAAAAATATCTGAAAAAGAAATAGGAAAAACTGGAAATTTTATAACATTATACTTAATAACAATTGCATTAACCTGGCTCATATTCTGTTTCTATGGATATGAACCATTTGACAGTTTATTTAGTGTAATTTCCCTTCAAGGAAACAATGGATTGGATCTTGGAATCCTAAATAACAATCTTCACCCTGTTTTAAAAATAGTGTCTGTTTTAGATATGTGGGTAGGAAGATTAGAAATTTACCCAATGTTAGTATTATTTAGAGGTATCCTTGAAATATTTAAAAAATGA
- the sfsA gene encoding DNA/RNA nuclease SfsA translates to MDYVKGIFKSRPNRFIAEVEVNGKIEMAHVPNTGRCKELLVDGATVYLKPSDNPKRKTRFTLHFVVNKGVLVSLYSQEANSIVYDAILNGKIKELQGYSYHQREKQVDDSRIDIYLANQEYDCCGMNFLIDSCYIEVKGVTLIVDGEARFPDAPTQRGAKHLKELIKLKNKGNRAVVFFLIQHPAGNNFRPNWENDPEFSKTLVEAENEGVEILVYKCNNTLESIELIPKSLDYDLTNINGK, encoded by the coding sequence ATGGATTATGTTAAAGGTATTTTTAAAAGTAGGCCTAATAGATTCATAGCTGAAGTGGAAGTTAATGGAAAAATTGAAATGGCTCATGTACCTAATACTGGAAGATGTAAAGAATTACTGGTTGATGGAGCTACAGTTTACCTTAAACCTTCTGATAATCCAAAAAGAAAAACAAGATTTACTCTGCATTTTGTTGTAAACAAAGGAGTTTTGGTGTCACTTTATTCACAAGAAGCTAATAGTATTGTATATGATGCAATATTAAATGGTAAAATAAAAGAACTTCAAGGATATTCTTATCATCAAAGAGAAAAACAAGTAGATGATTCAAGAATTGATATATACTTAGCTAATCAAGAATATGATTGTTGTGGAATGAACTTCTTAATAGACAGTTGTTATATTGAAGTTAAAGGAGTAACTCTGATAGTTGATGGTGAAGCAAGATTTCCAGATGCACCAACTCAAAGAGGAGCAAAACACCTAAAAGAATTAATTAAACTCAAAAATAAGGGTAATAGAGCAGTAGTATTCTTCTTAATCCAACATCCTGCAGGAAATAACTTTAGACCAAACTGGGAAAATGATCCAGAGTTTTCCAAAACTTTGGTTGAAGCTGAAAATGAAGGTGTTGAAATACTTGTCTATAAATGCAATAATACTTTAGAAAGTATTGAATTAATTCCTAAATCTTTAGATTATGATTTAACTAATATTAATGGAAAGTAA
- a CDS encoding NAD(P)H-hydrate dehydratase, giving the protein MDPIDMNVTDLNCEYLGLSRLCLMESAGKSLAEEVGKIAVYTFSKPVKIIIFTGSGGNGGDGFVAARYLLNRGYDVDIYMLKDKNGIYSNEARTNLEILENMKPRFSHLTLHNLKTIEDINNCEVASTDSFSEFIIIDGILGTGINGKLRDNIKRAIEIINNSNGLTISVDVPSGLDPLTGQIQDAAVKPQYTVSFHKVKTGIHKAGEEKVGGIVTCDIGIPIEAEYFINYGDMIKLNNRSENSHKGNNGKILIVGGSKEYCGAPAIAGLAAIGAGADLVYVATPQSSSLAISTHPDLIVRPLEGDYLTTNHAEKILELAEKVDAVLLGPGASINDETGKLLNILASKIKKPLVLDADALKQIKPQIIKNREDIILTPHIFEFKSFFGKDVKLNLDSCDFSEVDENISEFQQIVRQINGVVIIKGAIDLVVQKTKFKLNKSGNPGMTVGGTGDALAGIATSLLSKGLNAFDAATLAIFINGLAGDEAYLEKGYGFGATDLVSYIGKVIKG; this is encoded by the coding sequence ATGGATCCTATAGATATGAATGTTACAGATTTAAATTGTGAATATTTAGGTTTATCAAGACTTTGTTTAATGGAATCTGCAGGTAAATCTCTTGCAGAAGAAGTAGGTAAAATAGCTGTTTATACTTTTTCTAAACCAGTTAAAATAATAATTTTCACAGGGTCTGGTGGAAATGGGGGGGATGGATTTGTAGCTGCAAGATATCTTCTAAATAGGGGGTATGATGTTGATATTTACATGTTAAAAGATAAAAATGGAATTTACTCCAATGAAGCTAGAACAAATCTTGAAATTCTTGAAAATATGAAACCAAGATTTTCTCATTTAACACTTCATAATCTAAAAACAATTGAGGATATAAATAACTGTGAAGTAGCCAGTACAGATAGTTTCTCAGAATTTATTATTATAGATGGAATTTTAGGAACTGGAATTAATGGTAAATTAAGAGATAATATAAAAAGAGCTATTGAAATTATAAACAATTCTAATGGATTGACAATTAGTGTAGATGTTCCATCTGGACTAGATCCACTAACTGGTCAAATACAAGATGCAGCTGTTAAACCACAATATACAGTAAGTTTCCATAAAGTAAAAACAGGAATTCATAAAGCAGGTGAAGAAAAAGTCGGAGGTATTGTAACTTGTGATATTGGAATCCCTATTGAAGCAGAATACTTTATAAATTATGGGGACATGATTAAACTTAATAATAGGTCTGAAAACTCACATAAAGGAAATAATGGTAAAATTTTAATTGTTGGTGGAAGTAAAGAATACTGTGGTGCTCCAGCTATTGCAGGACTTGCAGCTATTGGTGCAGGTGCAGATTTAGTATATGTTGCAACTCCCCAATCATCAAGTTTAGCTATTTCAACACATCCAGATTTAATTGTACGTCCATTGGAAGGTGATTATTTAACAACCAATCATGCAGAAAAAATTTTAGAATTGGCTGAAAAGGTTGATGCAGTATTATTAGGTCCTGGAGCTAGTATTAATGATGAAACTGGAAAACTGTTAAATATTTTAGCAAGTAAAATTAAAAAACCACTGGTTTTAGATGCAGATGCTCTAAAACAGATTAAACCTCAAATTATCAAAAACAGAGAGGATATAATTTTAACTCCACATATTTTTGAATTTAAATCATTTTTTGGTAAGGATGTTAAGTTAAATTTAGATAGCTGTGACTTTAGCGAGGTTGATGAAAACATATCTGAATTCCAACAAATTGTAAGACAAATTAATGGAGTAGTTATAATTAAAGGAGCAATTGATTTGGTAGTTCAGAAAACCAAATTTAAACTTAATAAATCTGGAAACCCTGGAATGACTGTTGGTGGAACAGGAGATGCATTAGCAGGAATAGCTACTTCATTATTATCTAAAGGATTAAATGCATTTGATGCAGCTACATTAGCTATTTTTATCAATGGTCTTGCAGGAGATGAAGCATACCTGGAAAAAGGTTATGGATTTGGAGCTACTGATTTAGTTTCTTATATTGGAAAAGTAATTAAGGGATAA